Proteins encoded together in one Acanthopagrus latus isolate v.2019 chromosome 19, fAcaLat1.1, whole genome shotgun sequence window:
- the pks1 gene encoding phenolphthiocerol/phthiocerol polyketide synthase subunit C isoform X1: protein MEDAEDEIAVIGIGCNFPGGEGLDNFWRVLLEGKNCVVDIPAERFDTNFWYDADESKPGKTQTTKAALIEGFNEFDHKFFGITEAEADSMDPQHKLLLQCTYRALEDAGVAVESINGSRTGVYIGLMNKDYEMLQSNSSTTISHYNCTGTAMSVAANRISFTFNLTGPSFAIDSACSSSLVALHLACQAIKQGDCAMALCGGVSCIIEPKVYVALSKAKMISPAGTSKPFSSRADGYGRGEGCGIVFLKPLKKALKDCNKVWGIISKTAVNQDGRSVTPITKPSMTQQEELLRRIYSESDLANVQYIEAHGTGTQVGDPTEAGSISNIIAKTKPPGSERLRIGSVKSNIGHTESAAGVAGLIKVLLMMKHATIVPSAFYSEDSASVDVKSLRINIPIKAEKWKRNGSLERVAGINSFGFGGTNAHAIVSEHRQTNVPSRIPKGCPKLFVISAASEKSLILSITDTYQRLCSTQTVDIQALLYTSACGRSHVRHKYRKAFPTSSLSDLESRLTSTLKTKFESVRFDIQVVFVFCGNGVAYRGMCKQLMREIPVFRDKVREVENLFKSHQIIDISQWLAGENDNDDFSKPNVVQPLLFTIQVAIAAVLKQWGVKPDAVLGHSVGEVAAAHCSGLLSLEDAVKVLHHRSSLQSKVTGGKMLIVGNVAVEKVLKILPEFSGKVCVAAFNSPQSCTLSAEADAIKLLHKRLRIVFTEKNLFLHELDVPAAYHSHMMDPVLDDIEKSIDPLVAHDKNCKLFSTVTGDSYSDGDFTTGRYWARNIREAVLFEQTLRAATKDKKSKRNAVFVEIGPRAALRRNIRETLGGDAIVLSSVQPGSDYDTILSTVAKLFELGISVDWCQLYKGCETLPTAFPVYQFDNMKKELNFEAVRKANESSAFYPHTLMSQIKQGDKEYTCNLSLDTASYLWEHKNNGVPIVPGALYVELAYASVMASLRPKKPVSLIQLSVRFESLFTLSSNCNQLKVTLDHAENEASFKIQSSVATHASGTYTCTDDTPLLEEPTICLDLISQRCKSVMRREEIYSVLSQAGFEYGSVFRQLGDVHFGEEFKEAVATIQVPDELLTHLHDYFIHPVILDYFLQMTAVVVIRKLTAKQGFPSALGSVVISGPLQEEMVMYLRATQETPDFLEVCGSFCTTEGHVLVELKGVRISFLGKCSNDLLSWFFHNEINAIPAKRDSQSCQIKAIVFEDKIGIAKGLRPYIHPESVLVEGTEHWMADQVRNVVSRALNTNEDFKNVLFIWGVENLSQLSSETTLDCLVSCCELFRQVVLALKESKRSWTVHVITYRSTETIVDHVSPGFVLAGMTRACAAEMVGLSFHLIDLASVTGGDIQTLVQVINTCEQQEIMISEGKASTTRIARTPMKEGGLGGVDIDSVNVRDFALQTSDPYRMAHLSATPFDTNINPVQEKSVEIQLTSVCVHSSDYFPVTISDLKFGNTMYWNKHTLQNHHKLLALDFSGIVTAVGKDVSDLRVGDHIASCYPVAATARITIPETACYSTKRLPFLKATPCVSYFILAWEILQRVLSKVKQQHRKLLIISSSLASALLKVLALTANRSGWLVSSQPDYRRQLVHFDQSHAVVFLPPFDHTWRELYDSEGHDRHFIFICSNDMSSSLSANMFALKSEHVHVHKVDLANVLKRANLRENNRNVSNWLMSLGFNTASLPLKRETLQVSHTKEPQTNTEAESYFTTKNVQQVVLHHRESDCPVSDIPLLSRPAQLFKQNCVYIVTGGLSGLGLETVKFIAHNGGGCIATLSRRTPTDEIQSEMELLQRKSGVTIMNVQCDVSVSLQVVDAISKIEQRFSSCPIKGVFHSAAVLHDALIETLDQSLFRKVLQPKVSGALNLHYATLHNKLDFFVCYSSISSFIGNPSQCNYAAANSFLDMFCHYRRNLGLAGQSINWGPLNLGLLLNKDHFQKFLEAKGMMTMDVCDIQEALEKCLLMNRPQQVICKFNFKNLHIHVLSQNASLRERLSALVEIELKDYADNELRIQHLSSSHGSLRTIVSDISSVGVDELHDDSALCALGIDSMLAMTLQNKVFQETGVNIPLVRILDPNSTLTTLETIVMKNE from the exons ATGGAGGATGCAGAGGATGAAATAGCGGTTATCGGGATTGGATGCAATTTCCCTGGAG gtgAGGGGTTGGACAACTTCTGGCGGGTGCTGTTGGAGGGAAAGAACTGTGTTGTTGATATTCCAGCAGAGAGGTTTGATACCAATTTCTGGTACGATGCTGATGAAAGCAAACCAGGAAAGACACAGACAACCAAAGCAGCTCTTATAGAAGG gtttaatGAATTTGATCACAAGTTTTTTGGCATCACTGAAGCGGAGGCTGATTCCATGGACCCTCAGCACAAACTGCTTCTGCAGTGTACCTACAGGGCACTAGAGGATGCAGGAGTTGCCGTGGAAAGCATCAACGGAAGCAGAACTGGAGTTTACATAG GTCTGATGAACAAGGATTACGAGATGCTCCAAAGTAACAGTTCCACTACAATAAGCCACTACAACTGCACTGGGACGGCGATGAGTGTGGCTGCTAATAGAATTTCCTTCACCTTTAATCTCACCGGACCTTCTTTTGCCATCGACAGTGCCTGTTCTTCATCTCTGGTGGCTCTACATTTAGCCTGCCAGGCTATAAAGCAAG GAGACTGTGCGATGGCTCTGTGTGGAGGTGTCAGCTGTATAATAGAGCCAAAAGTGTACGTTGCTCTCAGCAAGGCCAAGATGATCTCACCTGCAGGAACCAGCAAACCTTTCTCCAGCAGAGCAGATGGATATGGTAGAGGAGAAGGCTGCGGCATTGTTTTCCTGAAGCCTCTGAAAAAA GCTTTAAAAGACTGCAACAAAGTGTGGGGGATCATCAGCAAAACAGCCGTCAACCAAGATGGTCGTTCAGTCACTCCAATCACAAAACCTTCCATGACACAACAAGAGGAGCTCCTGCGAAGAATCTACTCAGAGTCTGACCTCGCAAACGTCCAGTACATCGAGGCACATGGGACTGGAACCCAAGTTGGAGATCCAACAGAAGCAGGAAGTATATCTAATATAATTGCTAAAACCAAACCTCCTGGTTCAGAGAGACTCCGGATCGGCTCTGTGAAGAGCAACATCGGACATACAGAATCTGCAGCTGGAGTGGCCGGGCTCATTAAGGTCCTCCTAATGATGAAGCATGCAACCATTGTTCCCTCTGCTTTCTACTCAGAAGACAGTGCTAGTGTAGATGTAAAATCTCTGAGAATTAATATTCCaattaaagctgaaaaatgGAAGAGGAATGGGTCATTAGAAAGGGTCGCTGGGATCAACAGCTTTGGGTTTGGAGGCACAAATGCACACGCCATTGTaagtgaacacagacagaccaaTGTTCCCTCTCGGATCCCAAAAGGCTGTCCAAAACTCTTTGTAATATCTGCAGCCTCTGAGAAATCATTGATCCTGTCTATCACTGACACCTACCAGAGGCTTTGCAGCACTCAAACAGTTGATATACAGGCACTGCTGTACACTTCAGCATGTGGAAGGAGTCATGTgagacacaaatacaggaagGCCTTCCCAACATCTTCCCTCTCAGATTTAGAAAGTCGGCTGACTTCTACACTGAAGACCAAGTTTGAGTCAGTAAGGTTTGACATCCAGGTGGTCTTTGTGTTCTGTGGAAATGGGGTTGCCTACAGGGGAATGTGCAAGCAGCTCATGAGAGAGATTCCTGTTTTCAGAGATAAAGTCAGAGAAGTTGAGAATCTCTTTAAGAGTCATCAAATAATCGACATCAGTCAATGGCTTGCTGGTGagaatgataatgatgatttcAGCAAGCCAAATGTTGTCCAGCCTCTTCTTTTCACGATTCAAGTTGCCATTGCTGCTGTCCTAAAGCAGTGGGGTGTCAAACCTGATGCCGTGCTCGGACACTCTGTAGGTGAAGTCGCTGCTGCCCACTGTTCTGGTCTCTTGTCTCTTGAGGATGCTGTGAAAGTGTTGCACCACCGCAGTTCTCTTCAGAGCAAGGTCACAGGGGGGAAAATGCTTATTGTTGGTAATGTGGCCGTAGAAAAGGTGCTGAAAATCCTTCCAGAGTTTTCTGGAAAAGTTTGTGTTGCAGCGTTCAACAGCCCCCAGTCCTGCACTCTGTCAGCGGAAGCAGATGCTATAAAGCTCCTCCATAAGAGGCTGAGGATTGTCTTTACAGAGAAAAATCTCTTCCTCCATGAGCTAGATGTTCCAGCAGCTTACCACAGTCATATGATGGACCCCGTTCTAGATGACATTGAGAAAAGTATTGATCCTTTGGTTGCCCACGACAAGAACTGCAAACTTTTTTCAACAGTGACTGGAGACAGTTACTCTGATGGTGACTTTACAACAGGCAGGTACTGGGCGAGGAACATCCGAGAGGCTGTTTTATTTGAACAAACACTGCGTGCTGCCACCAAAGACAAGAAGTCTAAAAGAAATGCTGTCTTTGTGGAGATTGGACCTCGAGCGGCTCTCCGAAGAAACATACGTGAGACTTTGGGAGGTGATGCCATAGTTCTTTCCTCTGTCCAGCCAGGGAGCGATTATGACACAATTCTGTCTACTGTGGCCAAACTATTTGAATTGGGCATCAGTGTAGACTGGTGTCAGCTCTACAAGGGCTGTGAGACATTGCCCACAGCTTTTCCAGTCTATCAGTTCGACAACATGAAGAAAGAGCTGAATTTTGAAGCCGTTAGAAAAGCTAATGAATCATCTGCTTTTTATCCTCATACGCTTATGTCCCAAATAAAGCAGGGAGACAAAGAGTACACATGCAACCTCTCACTAGACACAGCGTCATATCTATGGGAGCATAAAAACAATGGTGTTCCCATTGTGCCAGGTGCACTGTATGTCGAGCTTGCTTATGCATCAGTGATGGCAAGTTTAAGGCCAAAGAAACCTGTTTCTCTCATCCAGCTCAGTGTAAGATTTGAGAGCCTGTTTACGCTTAGCTCAAACTGTAATCAGTTGAAAGTGACGCTGGATCACGCAGAGAATGAAGCTTCATTTAAGATACAGTCCTCTGTCGCAACACATGCCTCTGGCACATACACATGTACAGATGACACACCGCTGTTGGAGGAACCAACCATTTGTCTTGACTTGATTTCCCAAAGGTGCAAATCGGTtatgaggagagaagagatttATTCAGTTCTCTCTCAAGCGGGATTTGAATACGGCTCTGTCTTCAGACAGCTTGGTGATGTGCATTTTGGAGAGGAATTCAAGGAAGCTGTGGCAACAATTCAAGTTCCTGATGAACTTCTGACACACCTTCATGACTATTTCATTCACCCGGTGATATTGGACTATTTCTTGCAAATGACTGCTGTGGTAGTGATCAGAAAGCTAACAGCCAAGCAGGGATTCCCCTCAGCTCTCGGTAGTGTAGTCATATCAGGACCACTACAAGAGGAAATGGTCATGTACTTACGAGCCACTCAAGAGACTCCAGACTTCCTTGAGGTATGTGGTAGCTTTTGCACTACAGAGGGTCATGTACTAGTGGAACTGAAGGGTGTGAGGATCTCGTTTTTGGGCAAATGCTCAAATGATCTTCTGTCGTGGTTCTTCCACAATGAAATCAATGCAATTCCTGCAAAGAGAGACTCTCAGAGCTGCCAAATAAAAGCAATAGTTTTTGAAGATAAAATTGGCATTGCTAAAGGACTCAGGCCATACATACACCCAGAGTCGGTGCTTGTGGAGGGCACAGAGCATTGGATGGCTGACCAGGTTCGAAATGTAGTGTCCCGTGCACTGAACACCAAtgaggattttaaaaatgttctctttATTTGGGGTGTTGAGAATCTAAGTCAGCTGTCATCTGAGACAACACTGGACTGCTTGGTGTCCTGCTGTGAGCTTTTTCGCCAGGTTGTTTTAGCCTTGAAAGAGAGCAAACGCTCTTGGACTGTCCATGTAATAACCTATAGATCGACAGAAACCATCGTGGACCATGTCAGTCCGGGGTTTGTGCTGGCTGGTATGACAAGGGCTTGTGCAGCAGAGATGGTAGGTCTCTCTTTCCACCTGATTGATCTTGCATCTGTGACTGGTGGAGACATTCAAACGTTGGTTCAGGTAATAAACACCTGCGAACAACAAGAGATCATGATTAGTGAAGGGAAGGCATCAACAACAAGAATAGCAAGGACACCGATGAAGGAAGGCGGTTTAGGAGGCGTCGATATCGACTCAGTTAATGTGAGAGACTTTGCTCTGCAGACATCTGATCCTTACAGAATGGCTCACTTGTCTGCCACCCCCTTCGACACAAATATAAATCCTGTCCAAGAGAAGTCAGTTGAGATCCAATTAAccagtgtatgtgtgcattcATCTGACTACTTTCCTGTCACCATTTCAGATTTGAAATTCGGCAACACGATGTATTGGAACAAGCATACGTTACAGAACCATCACAAGCTTCTTGCTTTAGATTTTAGTGGCATCGTCACCGCCGTTGGGAAAGACGTTTCTGATCTGAGAGTAGGGGATCACATCGCTTCATGTTATCCAGTAGCTGCAACTGCGAGGATTACAATTCCTGAAACAGCGTGTTACAGCACAAAGAGACTCCCATTTTTGAAAGCCACTCCATGTGTTTCCTACTTCATACTTGCATGGGAGATCCTGCAGAGAGTGCTGTCTAAGgtgaaacaacagcacagaaagTTGCTCATTATCTCCTCCAGCTTAGCCTCTGCTCTGTTAAAAGTTTTGGCTCTGACAGCAAACAGGTCAGGCTGGCTCGTTTCCTCTCAGCCAGATTACAGACGACAACTTGTACATTTTGATCAGAGCCATGCAGTTGTTTTTCTGCCCCCATTTGATCACACTTGGCGGGAGTTGTATGACAGTGAAGGACATgacagacactttatttttatatgtagCAATGACATGTCATCCTCGCTCTCAGCAAACATGTTTGCGCTAAAGAGTGAACACGTGCATGTACATAAGGTTGATTTGGCTAATGTTCTCAAAAGAGCCAATCTGCGAGAAAATAACAGGAATGTCTCTAATTGGCTGATGTCTTTAGGCTTCAATACAGCATCTCTACCTTTAAAAAGGGAGACTCTTCAAGTATCACACACAAAAGAGCCTCAGACCAACACAGAGGCTGAGTCCTACTTCACAACAAAGAATGTGCAACAAGTTGTTCTGCATCACAGAGAGTCTGATTGTCCAGTGTCTGATATCCCTTTACTCTCAAGGCCTGCGCAACTcttcaaacaaaactgtgtttatattgttaCTGGAGGGCTCTCTGGTTTGGGGCTTGAGACGGTAAAGTTCATTGCCCATAATGGTGGAGGATGTATTGCAACACTGTCAAGAAGAACTCCGACTGATGAAATACAGTCTGAAATGGAgctcctgcagagaaaaagtgGGGTGACGATCATGAATGTCCAATGTGACGTTTCTGTGTCGTTGCAGGTGGTTGATGCGATCTCAAAGATTGAACAAAGATTCTCTTCATGTCCAATCAAAGGAGTGTTTCACAGCGCAGCAGTACTACACGATGCGTTAATCGAGACTCTTGATCAGTCCCTTTTTCGAAAGGTGCTACAGCCCAAAGTGAGTGGAGCTCTAAACCTTCACTATGCAACACTTCACAACAAACTAGATTTCTTTGTGTGCTactcctccatctcttcattCATTGGAAATCCCTCACAGTGTAACTATGCGGCAGCCAATTCCTTCCTCGACATGTTCTGCCACTATCGGAGAAACCTTGGACTTGCTGGACAGTCCATCAACTGGGGTCCTTTGAACCTCGGCCTTTTGTTGAACAAGGACCATTTCCAAAAGTTCTTGGAGGCGAAAGGGATGATGACAATGGATGTGTGTGACATTCAAGAGGCGCTTGAAAAGTGTCTTCTTATGAACAGACCACAACAAGTCATATGCAAGTTCAACTTCAAAAATCTTCACATTCATGTGCTTTCACAAAATGCATCTCTCAGAGAGCGGCTGTCAGCTTTAGTGGAAATTGAGCTAAAAGATTATGCAGATAATGAACTCAGGATTCAGCATTTGTCTTCCTCACATGGAAGTCTGAGAACAATTGTGAGTGACATCAGCAGCGTTGGTGTAGATGAGCTGCATGACGACTCAGCTCTGTGTGCACTGGGTATTGACTCAATGTTGGCCATGACTCTGCAGAATAAGGTCTTCCAAGAGACAGGTGTGAATATACCTTTGGTTAGAATATTGGACCCCAACAGTACACTGACCACTTTGGAAACTATTGTAATGAAGAATGAATAA
- the pks1 gene encoding highly reducing polyketide synthase 40 isoform X4 produces the protein MEDAEDEIAVIGIGCNFPGGEGLDNFWRVLLEGKNCVVDIPAERFDTNFWYDADESKPGKTQTTKAALIEGFNEFDHKFFGITEAEADSMDPQHKLLLQCTYRALEDAGVAVESINGSRTGVYIGLMNKDYEMLQSNSSTTISHYNCTGTAMSVAANRISFTFNLTGPSFAIDSACSSSLVALHLACQAIKQGDCAMALCGGVSCIIEPKVYVALSKAKMISPAGTSKPFSSRADGYGRGEGCGIVFLKPLKKALKDCNKVWGIISKTAVNQDGRSVTPITKPSMTQQEELLRRIYSESDLANVQYIEAHGTGTQVGDPTEAGSISNIIAKTKPPGSERLRIGSVKSNIGHTESAAGVAGLIKI, from the exons ATGGAGGATGCAGAGGATGAAATAGCGGTTATCGGGATTGGATGCAATTTCCCTGGAG gtgAGGGGTTGGACAACTTCTGGCGGGTGCTGTTGGAGGGAAAGAACTGTGTTGTTGATATTCCAGCAGAGAGGTTTGATACCAATTTCTGGTACGATGCTGATGAAAGCAAACCAGGAAAGACACAGACAACCAAAGCAGCTCTTATAGAAGG gtttaatGAATTTGATCACAAGTTTTTTGGCATCACTGAAGCGGAGGCTGATTCCATGGACCCTCAGCACAAACTGCTTCTGCAGTGTACCTACAGGGCACTAGAGGATGCAGGAGTTGCCGTGGAAAGCATCAACGGAAGCAGAACTGGAGTTTACATAG GTCTGATGAACAAGGATTACGAGATGCTCCAAAGTAACAGTTCCACTACAATAAGCCACTACAACTGCACTGGGACGGCGATGAGTGTGGCTGCTAATAGAATTTCCTTCACCTTTAATCTCACCGGACCTTCTTTTGCCATCGACAGTGCCTGTTCTTCATCTCTGGTGGCTCTACATTTAGCCTGCCAGGCTATAAAGCAAG GAGACTGTGCGATGGCTCTGTGTGGAGGTGTCAGCTGTATAATAGAGCCAAAAGTGTACGTTGCTCTCAGCAAGGCCAAGATGATCTCACCTGCAGGAACCAGCAAACCTTTCTCCAGCAGAGCAGATGGATATGGTAGAGGAGAAGGCTGCGGCATTGTTTTCCTGAAGCCTCTGAAAAAA GCTTTAAAAGACTGCAACAAAGTGTGGGGGATCATCAGCAAAACAGCCGTCAACCAAGATGGTCGTTCAGTCACTCCAATCACAAAACCTTCCATGACACAACAAGAGGAGCTCCTGCGAAGAATCTACTCAGAGTCTGACCTCGCAAACGTCCAGTACATCGAGGCACATGGGACTGGAACCCAAGTTGGAGATCCAACAGAAGCAGGAAGTATATCTAATATAATTGCTAAAACCAAACCTCCTGGTTCAGAGAGACTCCGGATCGGCTCTGTGAAGAGCAACATCGGACATACAGAATCTGCAGCTGGAGTGGCCGGGCTCATTAAG ATTTGA